The Changchengzhania lutea genomic sequence CTAGCCTGTTGTGAAAATTGCATTGGAGCAATAAGTGTTACGTAAAGAACCATCGTTAAAAACGGTGGCTTTGGTTTTCAGATTAGACCCAATGGGTCATAACTATGATGTTCTTGATATTTGACATATCGTCTTATAATTGATTCATCTAATCCTACTGTGCTTAAAAAATATCCTCTTGACCAAAAATGATTGTCCCAATATGGCTTCTGTTTCAGGTTTGGGTATATTTTGAAAAGTTTGATTACCATCTTCCCTTTCAATATACTGTAGGCTTCCCCTTTTTAGGACACGTTAAAATTCGACAAATAATTACATTTTTTTGAAAACCTAGCTGGCTTTTGGAAACTAGTCCTTAATCTGATACTATATATCAGCATTCCGTAAATTTAAGATTATTTTGACAGTTTAAATATTCTTTTGGCGTCAGTTTCGTGTGGCTTTTAAAAGTGGTAAAAAATGAATCATAGGAAATAAAACCTACCTTACCAGATAAATTTTCTAACATTGAGGCATCTAGACTCCCTTGATCAATAAGTTTTAGAGCATCTTCTATTCTACAGTAATCTTTATATTGTTTAAAAGAAACTATTGAGTGATATTTAAAAATATAATGAACATGACTTGAGGGTATGTTTAATAGCTCTACAAAATTTTGATACGAAAATTTAGTGTTTCTAAAAGGGTGTTTTTCTTGAACAATATTTTCAATATCAGCAATATAAGGCAACACGTTTTTTATGTTACAACTATGCTTCTTGTTATCAAGTTTTGAAATATTCGCTAAATCATATATCCAGATACTATTGTTAACCGTTGTTATTTTTTGAATTTCTATTAACCTTTTTTCTAATTTTGGATACCCATATAAAATTTCGGGATTAATCAAAATTTTACCATAGACAAACAACCAAGGTATAATAGTTACAAAAGAAAAGTTATGTGCTTGAAGTAATTGATTGGAAATCTTTTCAGAATAGACTGAATATAAAATTCTTAAAAATAAAAATGTTGAAATTATAAAAACAAAAAAAGTCCAATTTTTTATTAGGTAATAATGTCTTAAGTCAACGGACTTACTACAGTCTTGCCTCCATAAGTTCTTATAAAGAAGATTAAAGGACAAAATTAAATAAGCTAAAAAGAATACAACCAAACTCATAAAACGTATGTTTTCAATTGATTGGTTTTTTAAAATGGGAAAATATCCTTGCCCTAAATTTAGGACTAAAATCAAAAATGGATAGAGGAAATGGATTAAATCCTTTTTGTGAAAATATTTATAATCTTTGATTAAAGATTTAAAATATAGATATAAACACGGCACAACAGTAAGGTAGACTGGTGAAATGTATTTTGGATTTAGAATAGGTATGGTAGTGTTGGTAATTTCCAAAAAACCAATTAAGATGTTTCTAGTTGAACACAAAACAAGAATGACCACCAAATAAATATTAACTAACTTATTGGATCCATATGAAAATAACATCAGTGATATCACAAATAAACCTAAGATGCCAACTAAAATCAAGGTTGAGTTCACAAAAAAAGGGGGCATGATTTTTATTTTTTGTTTAATTACAATTTAAATATAACGTTTTAAGTTTACAAAATTTTTAAAATAATTCTATTCGTTAAACATTTATAAATAAACTTCTAATAGACTTGCGTCCTCTGCGCTAATTTTTAAATGATCTATACTGGCTGGAAGCAATAATGTTTCCCCATTTTTTATGCTATAAGTGTTGTTTTGATGCTCTATCTTTAAAGAACCACCGACACACATATAGATAACAAAAGAATCAATATCTGCATAATCCCTTTCTATTTTGCCTGAAACATTAATAATATTGGTTTTAAAATAAGGTGAGTGGACTAACTTATTGGAAACATTAACATGGTTATCATACTTTGTCTTATAATCATCGTAAGCTTTAAAGTCAATGGCCTTCATAGCTAAATCCGTATGTAATTCTCTTTTCGCTCCTGTTTTCTTATCAACTCTATCATAATCGTAAATTCGATATGTTATGTTCGATGTTTGTTGAATCTCAGCCAATAATACGCCAGCTCCAATGGCATGTATTCTTCCTGTAGGGATATAAAATGCATCTCCCTTTTTTACCTTTTCTATATTTAATATGTCGCTTAAAGTTGAATTGTTAAGGTGCATAATATAGTTTTCTTGTTCAACTTTTTGATTAAAACCAACTATCAATTCAGCATGATCTTCAGCCTCCATCACATACCACATTTCATTTTTTCCCACCCCAAATACGATAGCTATAAACTGGATTAAATTTTAAAGGATATAATTCCATTTTGTTTTAAGATTATTTTATAATTAAGTATTTATTGGACTGAATTGTTAATTCTCCAAGTAAAATATTCTCGTTCTTTTCTAATGTTATTTTATTAGAATTTTCACCAAAATTAAAGTAGCATTTAATAGTGGTCCCTTTAAATGTTCTGGAAAACCCTATGACACCATTTAAAAAAGACAATTGTTTGTATTTACCATATTGAAGGGCTGGCTCTGAATTTCGCAAAGCAATGAGTTTCTTGTAATTGTTTAATAAAGAATTTTCATCTTTCGCTAAAGATTCTACATTTAAACAGGTATGATTTTCATGAACCTTTATCCAAGGGGGTTTATTTGAAAAATCAGCAAATTTGGTAGCATTCCATTGCATCGGACTTCTAGATTTATCTCTGTTATGCTTATTTCCTATTATAAGGGCTTCTTCCTTAGACTTTCCATTATCTAAAGCCAAATGATAGTGTGTTCGACCTTGAATATCCATCATTTCATCTATTGAATTTGCTTCAATGTTCTCCATGCCAATTTCTTCTCCATAATATATAAAAGGAACGCCTTTTGCCGTTAGCATTAAAGCTGCTAAAGTTTCAGCTCTTTCAGGATTATTGTTTGCCAGACGATTTATAAGACGTGGCATGTCATGACTTCCAAAAAATAATGTTGGATAGTTGCTCATGTTTTTTTCCATGCTTTGCAACTCATCAAATATTCGTTGTGCAGAAAATTCAGAAATACTTCCAAAATTAAAATTGAATATAACATCTAATAATTCTGTCCCTTGATATTGTTTTAAAACGTCAATTTTATCGCTTCCTATTTCTCCAACTATAAAACGGTTATCGTATTCATTAACGGTCGCTCGGATCCTTTTCATGGCCTCTTTAACACCTTTTTGATTAATATCATTTAGGTGTTCCTGTTCTCCTTTTTCATTTGTTGGATTGTCTAAAGTGATACCTTCTGTAGTCAAAAAGTTGATAACATCCAACCGAAATCCGTCAACACCCATATCCAACCAAAACCTTAGGACATCCTGAATTTCTTTAACAACTTTTGGGTTTCCCCAATTAAGATCAGCCATTTTAACATCAAACTGATGGTAATAATATTGGTTTGTTGTGCTATCCAATTCCCAAGCAGATCCACCAAAAAAAGACTCCCAATTATTGGGTTGGTCTTTCCAAATATAATAATCCCTGTAAGGATTGTCTTTTGATTTTTTTGACTCTTGAAACCATTTTGATTCGGTAGACGTGTGATTTAACACCAAATCCATAATTATTTTGATGTCTTTTTTATGTGCTTCATTTAAGAAAAATTTAAAATCTTCCAAGGTTCCATAAGTTGAATCGATTTTATAATAATCAGAAACATCATATCCATTATCTACTTTTGGCGATTGTAAAAAAGGCGTTAACCAAATCCCTTTAATTCCCAAGTTTTGAATATAATCTAATTTGGATGTTAATCCTTTAAAATCGCTATAACCATCGCCATTGCTATCTTTGTAACTGGGCATATAAATTTCATAGAAAACAGTTTCTTTCCACCATGTTTTATCTGATGAACCTGAAATAGTCTTTGAATTGCATGAAGAAATCAATAGAAGACATAAAAGAAATGGAACAACCGCTTTCATGCGCTATGCTTTCGATTTATAGTGATAATCTATTACCACCTCATCTGCATATAATTTTCCGCTTTTCTCTGAAATAACAGCTTTTTGAGGAACAAAGATCAATAAAGCTGAATGCTCTTTGGCGACATTAAAAATAAAACTACCTATTACATTTTCAGCAATAAATGCTCTTTGAATGGCATCGTAAATCTTTAATTCTTGTTCTCCTGTTGAAATGGTTACGGCTTTAACTTCTGGATTTGGATTGTAATATAGATATGAAGGATGTGCTTCGGATTTATAAAAATCTGTTGCTAACAAATCTAACTGCAAGATATTATCAACGTTGGTTTTAGAAATAATGGCTCCCGCAATGCCTACATGCCCACTTCCATAAACACTGAACTGAGACACTTTCGGGTTGTCTTTGTTCCAATGCATGCCATCTCCAATGGCTACAGGGGCTTCAATATGTTCATACTGCTCATAATGTGCTTTTTTAATAAGCCCTTCGTAGGCAATGACGCCTTTAGTATGTGCTTTCTCTTCAGGAATTGTTTGATGCTCGTCTGGAATTTCATTAGGATAAAATAATCGGGATGCATTGGCTGCGTTCAACATCCATTTCCCTATAGCATTTGCATAGCGTTGATCGTATCTAACCATGGGCACTAAAGGCCACATAGTATCATAGGTATTCATTAAAAACCCAAAACCTCCATGATCTACAGTGCTTCCAACAATTCCCGAAATATCATAACCATTCCAATTGTCAACGAGAACGCCCCAACCTTTTCTACAAACCGAGGTACCATCAAAAGTCCAATCCAATATTTTTGAATAGTCATAATTGGTGTCTTCTTCGGCATTTAATCTGGCCGCTACATAAGCTCCAAAAGGCATTAATATTTCATAAAACCTATTTTCTTCCAGGTTTAAAAGTGCTTCTAATGATGATTTCGCAGCCTCTAAGTATTTTGGATCATTAAATTTCTGATAGGCGGCATACAATACATAAGCATGTCCTGCAGCCACATCTTCTTGTGCACAAATCCAATTTTTAGTGGGTTCCATAGTGGCGTAATTAAAAAAGGAATAGCCGTAATCACCATTTAAAACAGCATCAGCCTCATAAAACTTATCGGCTACAGAACGTAAAATAGGTTCAAAACCATTTTCGTTTGGATAAAAATCCGCTACCGCATAAAACATCACGTTGGGGTACACATCATACCACCAATCGCGGGCATAACCACCACCTAATTGAGCTACTTCTGGGCAGGTATTGTTCATCATAATATCCCATTTCGTTTCAGAATTGAAATAATTTTTTAGCATGCCTGTATAATTTTCACCGTTCTGGTTCGATTTATCTACACCTACCAAACTGCCCCCTAACACCGAACCAATACTCGCCAAGGATTCATGAAAAATACCATCATAATGTGCTATTCCTTGTCTAACATCTCCCATTGCTGTATAAATCCCGTAGGTTTCTTGATCTACATTTTTACGGGAATTATCTTTCCAGATTAAGGGCCAATACATTCCTGTTTGGTTGGGGTCGTACACCAATCTATCATAATCTTTTGCTATCTGGTGGAAGTCGATAATCTTAAATGGTTTTGGTAAATTGGGCATGGCATCAATCCTGCTCAAATGAAGTTGATCGACTGGATTTTCTATAGTTAATTTTGATGCTTCGGTTTTACATGAATAAATACCCAAACCAATCATTAAAACTAGGATGTACTTCATTATTTTCATCTGTAATATTCTTTTTTTATTGAACTGTCGTAACATCTACCTCTATAGCATCTTTATTTTGAGTGCCTATATTTTTAGATGTGAATGTTTCATTTTCTAATGTTTCTTGCTGTTTTAAAAGCTGCTTCGCAATAATTATGGAAAGCAATTGAAGTACACCAATAATCAATAAGGCGTATCTTAATGCGATGTCCGTATTTATATAAAAAGCGATCACCAAAAAAGTACCTGCTCCTAAAAAACGACCGACAAACAGACCAAATTCATGATTTAAAATATAGGAAAACTCATTTCTGTTTTCTATTGATGAAAGTAAATCTATAACTTTTAATTGAATAGGAAAATAAGCAATATCAAGAACCGGTCTCGCTATCAATAATAAAAACATAAATAAGATGACGCCTGTTGTATTAAAAAGCAACCCATTAAAAAATGATGCTAAGAAAAAGCAAATGAGCCCCACGGAAAAAATAGCCAATCGGTGTTTGGGTTTTGAATATTTCCCTAGAAGCAGCATAATTACAGCGGCTATAACGGCGCCTATTGATATTGCCGAACCCAATGCGCCTTCTGATTGGAAAAATTTCATCATTAACATGGCAGGTGCCGTAACTATAAAACCTTGTGCCAACCCCTTTAATACGGCCAATTGAAGCATTTTTTTCCAGAGTTTGTGAAATTTAAAATATAAAAACTTTTCATTCTTTGGTTTTTCATAGGTCCCAAAATGAAATACGATAGATGCTAAAATGGTAATTCCAAAAACAATCATGGTTATCACCCTATAAGCTGAATTAACACCTTCATTTGACAAATCGCCTTCCACTTCCCCGCTCATTAAAAACCATCCTATAAGGACAGGTACCGTAGATGCAATGATGGTGTAAAGAAATGTTTCTAAACCATAATAAAAATTTCGTGTTCTATCTTTTGTGGTAGCTAGCACCAAATAGTCTCTATTGGCCCAATACAGCCCAAAAGACATGCCCATAATTAAACCGGCAATGGCTATTCCTGTATAATTAATTTCATCTAAAGACATCATAAACACCATGGAAACACCACTTAGTATCATTCCCAAAGAAAATAATCTTTTGATATTGATTTTGTTCAATAAAAATCCATTTATAAAAAAAGTAATGGGAATCCCCACATAAATTGCCAATTGATATAAAATAACTTTTGATGGATCGTTAGAATTTCTCATGATGTACGACGCAACAAAAATATCGATTACGGGTAACACAAAAGCATAAATGGTATTTGTAAGTATCAGTATTTTTGCACTTCTCGTAAAATCTTTTAATCCTACTTTTGCTAAATCTATCATTATTGTCCTAGTGTTTTTAATATTTGATTCATTGAAAAGCTAGCCAAACAGACATGTTCATCTGATGCTCCATAATACATTTTGATGGTATCTCCATCGACTATATGTCCGTTGGTAAAAACTACATTTCCAAAAAATCCAGTTTGTTCATAACTAGCAATGGATTCCATAATGGGCTCTTCAGAACGCGCAATGACTATTGAAGGGTTTTCTAAATCCAATAAAATGGCTCCTAAACAATAGCGGTTTCCCTCTGTAGCACCATGATAAATTTCCAACCACCCTTTATCCGTTTTAATGGGGGCAGCCCCTGCCCCTAATCGTTTGCTGTCAAACTTACCAGCTCGTGTTTTTGCTATACATTTATGATTGCCCCAATGCACACTATCTGGGGACTCTGCAAGCCATATATAGTTTCCCCCTAGTTCTGGGCTGCTTGGTCTATGAAGCGCGAAATATTTACCATTTATTTTTTCTTCAAAAATGGCGCAATCTTTATTGTGCGGACTAAATATCATGCCCTTCTTTTCAAAATTTTTCCAATCCTTTGTAGTCCTTAAACCAACGCCTACACCATTGGGTGACACCATAGTATAGGTTAAATAATAGGTGTCTTCAATTTTTGAAACCCTACAATCTTCAATACCATAACTTTCATAGTCGCCTTCTCCAAAAAGTGACGGATATAGTTCTGATGCTTCGAAGTTGGTTCCGTCGTCGCTAAAAAGCAATCTAAGGTGGGATATGGTTGTTAAATAATCTGTGCCATCATAACTGATAACTCTGGCATCAGATGCATCCAGCTTTGGTTCATCTAAGTCGAAATCCAAAATTTCCACTTTACCAAAGTCATTGTAAATGGGTACGGACAGGAGGCCTTCTTTTTGAACCGTACGTTCTGCCACCCTTACAAGAAGCCCTATTTTTCCATTAAATTCAAACACGCCGGGATTTAGCAAACATTCAATGATCATATTCTCATTGCTAGGTTCTAAATCTTTGGGAGACAATAATGGGTTTTGTTTATATCGAATTGCTATATCTGCCATATCTCATTTAATTTAATATTGAAGAATAAAAAAAAGAATATCGTTTTTTTAGGGCTTGTTTAGAAATCATAAAAAAGAGAAGTAGTAATTATAAAAAACAACCACTTCTCTACAAATTAAACTAAACTCAAAAACAATTATTTATAAAAAGATGTTTAATAACCTGGATTTTGTGTAATTGCACCTCCAGATCTATCAATATCCAGTTGTGGAATTGGATATAAATTATGTTTATCCTCGAAGTTTCTTCCAAGCCCTGTTAATACTGCTTTAGCTGTTCCCCATCTTTTTAAGTCGTTAAATCTTTGAGATTCCCAACCTAATTCAACTCTTCTTTCGTGCATTAACCAATCCTTTATTTCAGATGCATTTGTTGAACTTGCTCTGTCTGGTAACGTTCCTGGAGGTATTACAGATCCATCAGCTGTTGAACTTGTTCTTGCTCTGTTTCTTATTTGATTAATTATGGCAATGGCTCCAGATAGGTCCCCAGTTTCAAGAAGTGCTTCAGCTTTCCATAATAATACATCGGCATACCGGATAAATACTTTATTTCCAGGGCCATCATCATTACCACGATAATCTGTTGTAGATCCTAATATTTTATTTGAACGTTGATTGGGCACATCTATGGTGTATAATAATCTTGGATCATTGGTTTCAAAAGCAGCTAAAAAATCACTTGTTGGCGCAAAAAAGCCCCATTCTGTTGGTGCACCAAGACCATTTCCATTTCGTGGTGATTCTCCTGTACGGTGATCATAGGCGAAAATCACTTCATTTTCGGTAAATTCTAAATTAGCATCAAAACTGTCAAAATATTCTCCATTTAGGTTATAATTTCCTAACCCATCCAATTCCGAAATTAAAGTTAATACTTCTGGCCAATTCTCATCATACAATGCTATTTTTCCCTGTAAAGCAATAATAGCCCCTTTTGACACTCTCCATGGATCTGCTGGATCTGGGTATTTTGCATTGGTTGCTAATGTCTTAGCTGCTGTTAAATCTGAAGCTATTTGTAGCTTAACCTCGGCTGCAGGAACTCTAACGGAAAGCTCAATTGCAGCTGCAATTGATTCTGGAAAAGCAAGCACCAGTGGCACATCTCCAAAATTGTTTACCAAATCAAAATAATAATAAGCTCTTAAAAAATAAACTTCAGATAATAATTGATTCTTACGGGCATCACTCATGCCTGCTTCTTGAACAAATTCAGTATCGGTTAAAAATTTTATGGCAAGGTTCGATCTAGAAATACCTTCATAATCAAATATCCAAATTCCTGTGGGACCTCCATTCACCGGCGTAAAAGTAAAATTACCAATTTTATCCATCCAAGCTTGATCACCGTCAGGATTCCATTTTTTATTCATATCATTAGCCGCCATGTCCTGTACAATAATATCACCTCTAAATACAACTCCTAAATTCCATTGCCAATCAGGAACAACACCATTTAAGGTGTTTTTAAGTGGTCCGTAGGCTGTGGTAACCGCAAACTCTAATGTAGTGATTGATGGTGTTGTATCAAGTAAATCTTCAGTGAGAAACCCTATAGGCTTTTCATTTAATTCATCATTGCAACCTACGAAGGTTGTAAAGAAGAATATCAAAACGAGGCTTTTAAATATATTTTTCATGATTAACAATTTTTTAAATTAAAATTTAATATTTACACCAAATAAAAATGATTGAGAAGAAGGATAGGTTCCTTTATCAATTAAATCTGTAGTTTCGGGATCTAAGCCAGAATAATCCGTTGAAGTAAAAAGATTTTGAGCAGAGATATAAAGACGCATATCTTGAACTAATGGTACTGATTTTATAGTATAACCAAGTTCAATATTTTTAAGACGTAAATAGGATGCGTCTTCTACATAAATACTTGATGGGTTAGAGCTTCCATTATCATCAAATGTAACGCGGGGTATGCTGTTGCTGGTTCCTGCCCCATCCCAAGCCCCTAGAATAGCTGTAGTATAGTTAAAAGGACGTGTATCGTAATCTACAATTTTCTTGCCATCGTTATATCTATCTATACCCTCAACACCTTGAAAAAGCATAGAAAAATCAAACCCTTTATAATCTGCAGACAATGATAGCCCATACGTAAAGTCTGGTATTGATGAACCTATAATTTCTCTATCCTTATCCAGAGAAATTAGTCCGTCTCCATTTACATCTTTAAATTTAATATCTCCAGGCACTACACTATTCCCTGCGGCTAAATGACTATCTATCTCTGCTTGATCTTGGTATATGCCAATCATGGTAAAGCCATAATAAGAATTTATTGCAGATCCAACTTCAGTTCTTATTTGATCTCCTGTAATATTAGGTACTAGCACATTAAGGGCTTCAACTTTATTTTTTAAAGTAGCAAAATTTGCATTTATACCGTATTTAAATTCATGATCTGAATTTCTATAATTTGCTGAAAATTCAAATCCTTTATTACTCACTTTACCCGTATTAAAAATAGTAGGATCAATAAACCCTGCTACAGATACAGGAAGACTTATATTTAGTAAAATATCGTTAGTATCCTTTGTGTAATATTCGGCTGTTAGTGCCAATTTATTATTAAATAAGCCTACATCAAGACCAATATTTGTTTGGGTACTGGTCTCCCAACTTACATCAGGATTCGATAATCGAGACTGTCTAACCAAACCATTTTCTTGAGATATCAATGGTAAGTAACTATAGTCAGGAATGTTTTGGTTTCCAAGTTGCCCCCAACTTGCTCTTAATTTTAAATTGGACAACCACTCTACATCACTTAAAAATTCTTCGGCAGAGATTTTCCAACCCGCTGAAAAAGATGGAAAATATCCCCATTGTTTGTCTTCTGCGAATTTCGAAGAGCCATCTGCTCTAATATTAGCAGTAAACATATATTTATTATCATAAACATAGGATGATGATGCAAAATATGAGAATAATGCGAATTCTGAAGCACTTCCCCCATTTCCATCATCTTCTAAACCTCCAAAATCTAAAAATCTAAATTCATTAGTAGTAAATGGAAAACGACTTCTACTAGCACCTATTCCAGATTCTAAATTGTCTATAAATTCCATTCCAACCAAGGCTGTAAAATCATGTAGGTCATTAAATGTTTTTGTATAGTTCAAGACATTATTATAAGTAATTGTATATTTCTCTCCTCTACTTTCATTTAAACTGTTAGGCCTGTTATTTCTACCCATCAATTGTTCTGCAGGGGTATTTCCACCATCTGGATCACCAAAATTTGCATGAAAGGATTTGTCATGATAAAATGAATAATCGATACCCAAATTGGTTCTGAATGTTAGATTTTTATCTTTTAAAAATGCATATTCTGCATATACATTACCAAAGGTGTTAAATGTTTTTCGAACATCGTCTGTAAAAAACACTTGAGCAATTGGATTACCAGGTCTGTCAAAATTTTGATCAAATCCTGTAGGTGTGAAAAATGGCAAATCGGTAAAAGGATCCCTTTCTGAATAGGTAGGGTCATTAACATCTTTATAAACCGAAAGAATAGGAGCCCTTAATAAGGCAAACCTAATAACACTCTCTCCTGTAGACGCTATGGCATCTTGTGTTGTATGAGATAATTGAACATTTGCTCCAACTTTTAAACGCTCTGTTAGATTTGCATTAAGATTGGTTCTAAAATTAATTCTTTTGTATTTATCTCTATCAAAAACTACAGCACCGTCTTCATCGTAATAGCCTAAGGACATTAAATATTGTGATTTGTCACTGCCTCCACTAGCACTCAATTGCAAATTTTGAGATCGTCCAGTTTCAAACAATTCATCAAGCCAATCAGTATCTGCTAAATCTGTTCTACTTTTATATGCTGTATAGGGATTGGGATCAGTTCTATTAGAATTATTATAAGCTTTTTCTACTGTATTTAGATATTGATCTGTATTTAATAAAGTCGGAAGGTTAGTTACATTATGAATTCCTGTAAAATAGTTTACATCAAAACTAACTTTTCCTTTTGACCCACTGTTGGTCTCAATAAGTACCACACCATTACCTGCTCGTGCGCCATATACTGCAGCGGCAGCAGCATCTTTTAGAATAGTCATTTTTTTAACATCTCCTTGATTTAAAAAACTAATATCTGTTGTAGGAATCCCATCAACTACATATAATGGGCTTCCATCCAGAAAAGAGTTTTGACCACGAATTTGTATTTGAATAGGTGCTCCAGGAGCCCCAGAATTTGATGTTACCTGTACGCCTGCAATTTGTCCTTGTAAGGCTTGCGCAATATTAGGGACTCTTGTTTTTTCAAGATCTCCCAAATCAACAACCGAAACAGCAGATGTAACATTAGATTTTTTTACTGATGAATATCCTACAAGGACAATCTCATCAAGTGCCTGTGAATCTTCAACCAATACGACATCAATAACTGTCTTTCCATTAACAGAAACTTCCTTTGTTGTATATCCTAAAAAGCTAAAAACCAAAATGGCGTTTGGTTCTACATTATCGATGGTATAGTTACCATCAAAATCGGTCACCGTTCCTTTAGAGGTGTTTTGTACAATAATGTTTACACCAGGTATGGCACCATTACTATCTGAAACAGTACCTGTAATTGTTTGGGCCAGCACAGTTCCCCCAAATAATAATACA encodes the following:
- a CDS encoding SusC/RagA family TonB-linked outer membrane protein, translated to MKKNMIYNLFLIGVLLFGGTVLAQTITGTVSDSNGAIPGVNIIVQNTSKGTVTDFDGNYTIDNVEPNAILVFSFLGYTTKEVSVNGKTVIDVVLVEDSQALDEIVLVGYSSVKKSNVTSAVSVVDLGDLEKTRVPNIAQALQGQIAGVQVTSNSGAPGAPIQIQIRGQNSFLDGSPLYVVDGIPTTDISFLNQGDVKKMTILKDAAAAAVYGARAGNGVVLIETNSGSKGKVSFDVNYFTGIHNVTNLPTLLNTDQYLNTVEKAYNNSNRTDPNPYTAYKSRTDLADTDWLDELFETGRSQNLQLSASGGSDKSQYLMSLGYYDEDGAVVFDRDKYKRINFRTNLNANLTERLKVGANVQLSHTTQDAIASTGESVIRFALLRAPILSVYKDVNDPTYSERDPFTDLPFFTPTGFDQNFDRPGNPIAQVFFTDDVRKTFNTFGNVYAEYAFLKDKNLTFRTNLGIDYSFYHDKSFHANFGDPDGGNTPAEQLMGRNNRPNSLNESRGEKYTITYNNVLNYTKTFNDLHDFTALVGMEFIDNLESGIGASRSRFPFTTNEFRFLDFGGLEDDGNGGSASEFALFSYFASSSYVYDNKYMFTANIRADGSSKFAEDKQWGYFPSFSAGWKISAEEFLSDVEWLSNLKLRASWGQLGNQNIPDYSYLPLISQENGLVRQSRLSNPDVSWETSTQTNIGLDVGLFNNKLALTAEYYTKDTNDILLNISLPVSVAGFIDPTIFNTGKVSNKGFEFSANYRNSDHEFKYGINANFATLKNKVEALNVLVPNITGDQIRTEVGSAINSYYGFTMIGIYQDQAEIDSHLAAGNSVVPGDIKFKDVNGDGLISLDKDREIIGSSIPDFTYGLSLSADYKGFDFSMLFQGVEGIDRYNDGKKIVDYDTRPFNYTTAILGAWDGAGTSNSIPRVTFDDNGSSNPSSIYVEDASYLRLKNIELGYTIKSVPLVQDMRLYISAQNLFTSTDYSGLDPETTDLIDKGTYPSSQSFLFGVNIKF